One genomic region from Antedon mediterranea chromosome 3, ecAntMedi1.1, whole genome shotgun sequence encodes:
- the LOC140045485 gene encoding uncharacterized protein, with product MEVLRKSLQICARRYCLPEYFCHNRLNFKGLPTTTTFIRGKADIGQTRPVLNQRELKLVENDDEKSWVKKFLYGSGPSADVEPDTDEIVEIEARYMEVLKESKQKVIEVTEETKPVYTPPADVKERIQVIATDICQHLNAETWKSQSLEDNLTKFKILSRCNTSFKHCVPNYLLSQMKTVDDVINFYTVEVKDSSKFDELSSMELPPNLNIHWDYKDDSKLEMLQEHLEYIKPKERRHSPRAVYVTSEIKEEKMKDY from the exons ATGGAGGTTCTCCGTAAATCACTGCAGATTTGTGCAAGAAGATATTGTTTACCAGAATATTTTTGTCATAATCGATTG AATTTTAAAGGCTTACCTACAACAACAACGTTCATCAGAGGCAAAGCTGATATTGGCCAAACCAGGCCAGTTTTAAACCAAAGAGAATTAAAATTAGTagaaaatgatgatgaaaaatCATGGGTAAAGAAGTTTTTATATGGCAGTGGTCCAAGCGCTGATGTGGAACCAGACACTGATGAGATAGTAGAAATTGAAGCTCGCTACATGGAGGTCTTAAAGGAATCAAAACAAAAAGTTATTGAAGT taCTGAAGAAACTAAGCCTGTTTACACGCCACCTGCAGATGTGAAGGAAAGAATACAAGTTATAGCGACTGACATCTGTCAACATCTGAATGCTGAGACATGGAAGAGTCAGTCACTTGAAGATAATTTAACTAAATTTAAA ATTCTGTCTAGATGTAATACGTCATTCAAACATTGCGTTCCAAACTATTTACTCAGTCAAATGAAAACCGTTGACGATGTCATCAACTTTTACACGGTAGAGGTCAAAGATAGTTCAAAGTTTGACGAACTTTCATCAATGGAACTTCCTCCTAATTTGAATATTCATTGGGATTATAAAGATGATTCTAAGTTGGAAATGCTACAAGAACATTTGGAATATATCAAGCCTAAAGAAAGGCGTCATTCACCAAGAGCAGTATATGTAACATCTgaaattaaagaagaaaaaatgaaaGACTATTAA
- the LOC140045487 gene encoding selenoprotein M-like produces the protein MKAVFTALLCLQAMCIAISADVMKAKVESCTGURLNKLPEVKRFIHDDLPYFHNAEFKPKPGASPFMFLLDANDETVEKIDMAPMTQKELNALMVHKGFYRKKTLHAEVPEEYQNGPYVEKTAEEYEKEEL, from the exons ATGAAGGCTGTTTTTACGGCACTTCTTTGTCTACAGGCAATGTGTATTGCTATCTCTGCTGATGTTATGAAGGCTAAAGTTGAG AGTTGCACCGGATGACGTTTGAACAAACTGCCGGAAGTTAAACGGTTCATACATGATGACCTCCCATACTT CCACAATGCAGAGTTCAAGCCCAAACCTGGCGCCTCTCCTTTCATGTTTCTACTAGATGCTAATGACGAAACGGTAGAG AAAATTGATATGGCCCCAATGACACAAAAAGAGTTGAATGCTTTGATGGTCCACAAAGGATTTTACAGAAAGAAGACATTGCATGCAGAGGTACCAGAAGAATACCAAAATGGACCTTATGTGGAGAAAACAGCAGAGGAGTACGAAAAAGAAGAATTATAA